A part of Melittangium boletus DSM 14713 genomic DNA contains:
- a CDS encoding phosphoenolpyruvate carboxykinase (GTP), with protein sequence MASLQTPGIQGSAPTKNPELLAWVAKMSQLTQPERIVWCDGSAEEKQRLTEQAVDEGILIPLNPQKRPGCYLHRSNPNDVARVEHLTFICTTNKEDAGPTNNWMEPEAAYTKLTHLFSGSMKGRTLYVVPYIMGPPGSPFAKVGVELTDSIYVVLNMRIMTRMGRAALEMLGDSGEFNRGLHSTGDLNPERRYICHFPQDNTIWSFGSGYGGNVLLGKKCLALRIGSYLGQHEGWLAEHMLILGVTSPRGETTYVAAAFPSACGKTNFAMMIPPKEYAGWKVETVGDDIAWMRVGPDGRLWAINPEAGYFGVAPGTNTKSNPNAMASVSRDTLFTNVAMTPDGDVWWEGMDGEVPEELTDWQGRPWKRGSPEKAAHPNSRFTAPMQNNPALSPKASDPMGVPISAIIFGGRRSNTVPLVLQAFNWTHGVFLGATMGSETTAAATGKVGVVRRDPMAMLPFCGYHMGDYLQHWLDMQKSIAHPPKIFQVNWFRQDKSGKFIWPGFGDNMRVLEWIVNRVHGRVPTEETLLGWVPRSDQGLNTQGLDLSKEALADVTSIKTDEWKTELKNQETFFESLGHKAPEALTLQRKLLISRLGS encoded by the coding sequence ATGGCCTCGCTCCAGACCCCAGGGATCCAGGGCAGTGCTCCCACGAAGAACCCGGAGCTACTGGCCTGGGTGGCGAAGATGTCCCAGCTGACCCAGCCGGAGCGGATCGTGTGGTGCGACGGCTCGGCGGAGGAGAAGCAGCGGCTGACGGAGCAGGCGGTGGACGAGGGCATCCTCATCCCGCTCAACCCGCAGAAGCGCCCGGGTTGCTACCTGCACCGCTCCAACCCCAACGACGTGGCGCGGGTGGAGCACCTCACCTTCATCTGCACCACGAACAAGGAGGACGCCGGCCCCACGAACAACTGGATGGAGCCCGAGGCGGCCTACACCAAGCTCACGCACCTGTTCAGCGGCAGCATGAAGGGCCGCACCCTGTACGTGGTGCCCTACATCATGGGTCCGCCGGGCAGCCCCTTCGCCAAGGTGGGCGTGGAGCTGACGGACAGCATCTACGTGGTGCTCAACATGCGCATCATGACGCGCATGGGGCGCGCGGCGCTGGAGATGCTCGGTGACTCGGGAGAGTTCAACCGGGGCCTGCACAGCACGGGGGACCTGAACCCGGAGCGCCGCTACATCTGCCACTTCCCCCAGGACAACACCATCTGGAGCTTTGGCAGCGGCTATGGCGGCAACGTGCTGCTGGGCAAGAAGTGCCTGGCCCTGCGCATCGGCAGCTACCTGGGCCAGCACGAGGGGTGGCTCGCCGAGCACATGCTCATCCTCGGCGTCACCAGCCCCCGGGGAGAGACGACGTACGTGGCGGCGGCGTTCCCCTCGGCGTGCGGCAAGACGAACTTCGCGATGATGATTCCCCCCAAGGAATACGCGGGGTGGAAGGTGGAGACCGTCGGGGACGACATCGCGTGGATGCGCGTGGGTCCCGACGGCCGGCTGTGGGCCATCAACCCCGAGGCCGGCTACTTCGGCGTGGCCCCCGGCACCAACACCAAGAGCAACCCCAACGCCATGGCCAGCGTGTCGCGCGACACGCTCTTCACCAACGTGGCCATGACGCCGGATGGCGACGTGTGGTGGGAGGGCATGGACGGCGAGGTGCCCGAGGAGCTCACGGACTGGCAGGGCCGGCCCTGGAAGCGCGGCAGCCCGGAGAAGGCCGCGCACCCCAACAGCCGCTTCACCGCGCCCATGCAGAACAACCCCGCGCTCAGCCCCAAGGCGAGCGATCCCATGGGCGTGCCCATCTCCGCCATCATCTTCGGCGGCCGCCGCTCCAACACCGTGCCGCTCGTGCTCCAGGCCTTCAACTGGACGCATGGCGTGTTCCTGGGCGCCACCATGGGCAGCGAGACGACCGCCGCGGCCACCGGCAAGGTGGGCGTGGTGCGGCGCGATCCCATGGCCATGCTGCCCTTCTGCGGCTACCACATGGGCGACTACCTCCAGCACTGGCTGGACATGCAGAAGTCGATCGCCCATCCGCCGAAGATCTTCCAGGTCAACTGGTTCCGGCAGGACAAGAGCGGCAAGTTCATCTGGCCGGGCTTTGGCGACAACATGCGCGTGCTGGAGTGGATCGTGAACCGGGTGCACGGCCGTGTGCCCACGGAGGAGACGCTGCTCGGCTGGGTGCCGCGCTCGGATCAGGGCCTCAACACCCAGGGGTTGGATCTCTCCAAGGAAGCGCTCGCCGACGTCACCTCCATCAAGACCGATGAGTGGAAGACCGAGCTCAAGAATCAGGAGACCTTCTTCGAGTCCCTGGGGCACAAGGCGCCCGAGGCCCTGACCCTGCAACGCAAGCTGCTCATCTCCCGCCTGGGAAGCTGA
- a CDS encoding membrane dipeptidase, protein MNRRPLAMLSMLALMQGCNPVDETQPDALVEAPATVEQQVAVSGFAELHHHMFAEEAFSGGWFHGSHTGTMVSCDGGEPESDHARVRMDLSNMLNLCPNSGALDLSGVPVLNSMFGVGGAVASEFIGKIEGTEGDTGLHLGRKQVNTQWPRWDTIAHQQAFEGSLRQAHLGGLSLVTVSLVSNGFLCSALPYQNLKRPCDEMTDVEVQIQMAKDFDARTSWAEIALSPAHARQIIASGKLAMVLSIEVSKLFGTKDWRSELNRFYNLGVRSIQPVHQLDNRFGGAALHNAIFQAAQFLENCHIDTDCGVTGPGFTLGFDVDANCRNVKGLTAEGKALVQELMAKGMLIDLAHMSERSVEDTVALTRGNTYYPVYISHGHFREVMSPDLAANEKTTPASVIRYVRQSGGIFGLRTAHDETRDYTRTPIANNCQGSTRSFAQAYEFGRQGLKVPMAFGADLNGFIQQTRPRFGSYGACSAGFKAEADAQAAQQRVSGPPRLGTDFDQYGLAHVGLLPDLLRDLKQLGANTTGLEGSSETFLRMWERAQSTRTGMADAAADIDTSGVAAYVPKATREAQYPQICGKAYAPNSKVLGDTCRFNEECVSAKCTSLDCGNITGSCICDGDNDCGAQQYCGWGLNTGTCQNKKAKGALCSNNNECLSNNCRWTYTCG, encoded by the coding sequence ATGAACCGACGACCCTTGGCCATGCTGTCGATGCTCGCCCTGATGCAGGGGTGCAACCCGGTGGATGAGACGCAGCCCGACGCGCTCGTCGAGGCCCCCGCCACGGTGGAGCAGCAAGTAGCGGTCTCGGGCTTCGCGGAACTGCACCACCACATGTTCGCCGAGGAGGCGTTCAGCGGTGGCTGGTTCCACGGCAGCCACACCGGCACGATGGTGAGCTGCGACGGCGGCGAGCCCGAGAGTGATCACGCCCGCGTGCGCATGGACCTGAGCAACATGCTCAACCTGTGCCCCAACTCGGGCGCGCTGGACCTGAGCGGCGTGCCCGTCCTCAACAGCATGTTCGGCGTGGGCGGCGCGGTGGCCTCGGAGTTCATCGGGAAGATCGAGGGCACGGAAGGAGACACGGGCCTGCACCTGGGCCGCAAGCAGGTGAACACGCAGTGGCCGCGATGGGACACCATCGCGCACCAGCAGGCCTTCGAGGGCTCGCTGCGCCAGGCGCACCTGGGCGGCCTGTCGCTCGTGACGGTGTCCCTGGTGAGCAACGGCTTCCTGTGCAGCGCGCTGCCCTACCAGAACCTCAAGCGCCCCTGCGACGAGATGACGGACGTCGAGGTGCAGATCCAGATGGCCAAGGACTTCGACGCGCGCACGTCCTGGGCGGAGATCGCCCTGTCGCCCGCGCACGCCCGGCAGATCATCGCCTCGGGCAAGCTGGCCATGGTGCTCTCCATCGAGGTGAGCAAGCTGTTCGGCACCAAGGACTGGCGCTCGGAGCTCAACCGCTTCTACAACCTGGGCGTGCGCTCCATCCAGCCCGTGCACCAGCTGGACAACCGCTTCGGTGGCGCGGCGCTGCACAACGCCATCTTCCAGGCGGCCCAGTTCCTGGAGAACTGCCACATCGACACCGACTGCGGCGTCACGGGCCCGGGCTTCACGCTGGGCTTCGACGTGGACGCCAACTGCCGCAACGTCAAGGGCCTGACGGCCGAGGGCAAGGCGCTGGTGCAGGAGCTGATGGCCAAGGGGATGCTCATCGACCTGGCCCACATGTCCGAGCGCTCCGTGGAGGACACCGTCGCGCTGACGCGCGGCAACACCTACTACCCCGTCTACATCTCCCACGGACACTTCCGCGAGGTGATGAGCCCGGACCTGGCCGCCAACGAGAAGACGACGCCCGCCTCCGTCATCCGCTACGTGCGCCAGTCCGGAGGCATCTTCGGCCTGCGCACCGCGCATGACGAGACGCGCGACTACACGCGCACGCCCATCGCCAACAACTGCCAGGGCTCGACGCGCTCCTTCGCCCAGGCGTACGAGTTCGGCCGTCAGGGCCTGAAGGTGCCCATGGCGTTCGGCGCGGACCTCAACGGCTTCATCCAGCAGACGCGTCCGCGCTTCGGCTCGTACGGCGCGTGCTCGGCGGGCTTCAAGGCCGAGGCGGATGCCCAGGCCGCGCAGCAGCGCGTGTCCGGTCCCCCGCGCCTGGGCACCGACTTCGACCAGTACGGCCTGGCGCACGTGGGCCTGCTGCCGGACCTGCTGCGCGACCTCAAGCAGCTGGGCGCCAACACCACGGGCCTGGAGGGCTCGTCGGAGACCTTCCTGCGCATGTGGGAGCGCGCGCAGTCCACGCGCACGGGCATGGCGGACGCGGCGGCGGACATCGACACCAGCGGCGTGGCGGCCTACGTGCCCAAGGCCACCCGCGAGGCGCAGTACCCGCAGATCTGCGGCAAGGCCTACGCCCCCAACTCCAAGGTGCTCGGCGACACGTGCCGCTTCAACGAGGAGTGCGTGAGCGCCAAGTGCACCTCCCTGGACTGCGGCAACATCACCGGCAGCTGCATCTGCGATGGCGACAACGACTGCGGCGCCCAGCAGTACTGCGGCTGGGGCCTCAACACGGGCACCTGCCAGAACAAGAAGGCCAAGGGCGCCCTGTGCTCGAACAACAACGAGTGCCTGTCGAACAACTGCCGCTGGACGTACACCTGCGGCTGA
- a CDS encoding xanthine dehydrogenase family protein molybdopterin-binding subunit, whose protein sequence is MNGKLIGNPVDRVDGRLKVTGQARYAAEHTLPNTAYAVIVQSSVPRGSVLRMQTSEAEQSPGVLAVFTPRNMPKLAGLEKYATIPVLPRVTAMQDSEVLYNGQPIALVVADTLERATYAASLVRTTYVDKPATLDINKARVEPAPGVFGGPPPGHTRGDVAAALKAASVRVEATYTTPTETHNPMEPHATVAVWDDPEHLTIYDANQGVFFMRQFLSVLLGMPQENIRVLSRYIGGGFGCKALPWSHIALSILAAKHVNRPVKLVLTRQQMNTLVGFRPHTVQKVELAASPQGKLTALRHTGLSEVSEQDSFAELFTGVSNMLYACPNVTTSQQVARLSTGTPTFMRGPGEAPGTYALESALDELAHALKMDPLELRRINHADKDPEHGHPWSSKSLLECYRSGAERFGWAKRPLQPRSMKDGDVLIGWGMATATFPAMRSPAAASARVMPDGTALVQCGASDLGTGAYTVLSQVAAEALGLPVQKVRMEMGDSLLPLGPLAGGSSTTASASPAVQTAAAEARKKLIQLAVADKQSPLSGLAEKDVLTEDGRLFSSKDKNKGETYAQLLARQNLPHVEGKGDAAPKPEEKKYSSHSFGAHFIEVRVDEALGTARVSRIVTTMAAGRILNAKTARSQISGGVIFGLGMALTEETLRDPRTGRVMTADLAEYHVPVQADVPAIDVHFVEENDPHVNPLGIKGIGEIATTGVAAAVANAIFHATGKRVRELPITLDKLL, encoded by the coding sequence ATGAACGGCAAGCTCATTGGCAACCCGGTGGACCGGGTGGACGGACGGCTCAAGGTGACGGGACAGGCGCGCTACGCCGCCGAGCACACCCTGCCCAACACGGCCTACGCCGTCATCGTCCAGAGCAGCGTGCCGCGCGGCAGCGTGCTGCGCATGCAGACGTCCGAGGCCGAGCAGTCCCCGGGCGTGCTCGCGGTGTTCACCCCGCGCAACATGCCCAAGCTGGCGGGCCTGGAGAAGTACGCCACCATTCCCGTCCTGCCCCGCGTCACCGCCATGCAGGACAGCGAGGTGCTCTACAACGGCCAGCCCATCGCCCTGGTGGTGGCCGACACGCTGGAGCGCGCCACGTACGCCGCCTCGCTCGTGCGCACCACCTACGTGGACAAGCCCGCGACCCTGGACATCAACAAGGCGCGCGTCGAGCCCGCCCCGGGCGTCTTCGGCGGCCCGCCGCCGGGACACACGCGCGGAGACGTGGCGGCGGCGCTCAAGGCGGCCAGCGTGCGCGTGGAGGCCACGTACACGACGCCCACCGAGACGCACAACCCCATGGAGCCCCACGCCACCGTGGCGGTCTGGGACGACCCCGAGCACCTCACTATCTACGATGCCAACCAGGGCGTCTTCTTCATGCGGCAGTTCCTCTCCGTCCTGCTCGGCATGCCGCAGGAGAACATCCGCGTCCTCTCGCGCTACATCGGCGGAGGCTTCGGCTGCAAGGCGCTGCCCTGGTCGCACATCGCCCTGAGCATCCTGGCCGCCAAACACGTGAACCGGCCGGTGAAGCTGGTGCTCACCCGCCAGCAGATGAACACCCTGGTGGGCTTCCGGCCCCACACGGTGCAGAAGGTGGAGCTCGCCGCCAGTCCCCAGGGCAAGCTCACCGCCCTGCGCCACACGGGCCTGTCCGAGGTGTCCGAGCAGGACAGCTTCGCCGAGCTCTTCACCGGCGTGAGCAACATGCTCTACGCCTGCCCCAACGTGACCACGTCCCAGCAGGTGGCGCGTCTGAGCACGGGCACCCCCACCTTCATGCGCGGCCCGGGCGAGGCCCCGGGCACCTACGCGCTGGAGAGCGCCCTGGACGAGCTCGCCCATGCGCTGAAGATGGACCCGCTGGAGCTGCGGCGCATCAACCACGCGGACAAGGATCCCGAGCACGGCCACCCCTGGTCCAGCAAGTCGCTGCTGGAGTGCTACCGCTCGGGCGCCGAGCGCTTCGGTTGGGCCAAGCGTCCCCTCCAGCCCCGCTCCATGAAGGACGGGGACGTGCTCATCGGCTGGGGCATGGCCACCGCCACCTTCCCCGCCATGCGCTCGCCGGCCGCCGCCTCGGCGCGCGTGATGCCGGACGGCACCGCGCTCGTGCAGTGCGGCGCCTCGGACCTGGGCACGGGCGCCTACACCGTGCTCTCCCAGGTGGCCGCCGAGGCCCTGGGCCTGCCCGTGCAGAAGGTGCGCATGGAGATGGGCGACAGCCTCCTGCCGCTCGGTCCGCTCGCGGGTGGCTCCTCCACCACCGCCTCCGCCTCGCCCGCCGTGCAGACCGCCGCCGCCGAGGCGCGCAAGAAGCTCATCCAGCTCGCCGTGGCGGACAAGCAGTCGCCCCTGAGCGGCCTCGCCGAGAAGGACGTCCTCACCGAGGACGGACGGCTCTTCTCCAGCAAGGACAAGAACAAGGGCGAGACGTATGCCCAGCTCCTCGCGCGCCAGAACCTTCCCCACGTGGAAGGCAAGGGCGACGCGGCGCCCAAGCCCGAGGAGAAGAAGTACAGCTCTCACTCCTTCGGGGCCCACTTCATCGAGGTGCGCGTGGACGAGGCCCTGGGCACCGCGCGGGTGAGCCGCATCGTCACCACCATGGCCGCCGGCCGCATCCTCAACGCCAAGACGGCGCGCAGCCAGATCTCCGGCGGCGTCATCTTCGGCCTGGGCATGGCGCTCACCGAGGAGACGCTGCGCGACCCACGGACGGGCCGCGTGATGACGGCGGACCTCGCCGAGTACCACGTGCCCGTGCAGGCGGACGTGCCCGCCATCGACGTGCACTTCGTCGAGGAGAACGATCCCCACGTCAACCCGCTGGGCATCAAGGGCATCGGTGAGATCGCCACCACGGGCGTCGCCGCCGCCGTGGCCAACGCCATCTTCCACGCCACCGGCAAGCGCGTGAGGGAGCTGCCCATCACCCTCGACAAACTGCTGTAG
- a CDS encoding FAD binding domain-containing protein, whose product MNPFHYVQTLETATSVNQVSGAPEATFLAGGTGLLDLMKLGVQKPNVLVDVRKLPLAQVEELPDGGVRLGAMARNSDVAHHPLVRERYPALSQALLAGASGQIRNMATVGGNVMQRTRCAYFRDTANACNKREPGSGCSALEGINRSHAVLGGSESCIATHPSDMCVPLAALGATVRIQGLKGERTVPFTDFHLLPGTTPQRETVLEHGELILSVDIPALPAARRSLYMKARDRASYAFALASVAAVLEVDAGRIKNARLALGGVGTRPWRASAAEQKLVGQEPSPTLYQAAAEAALEGAQPRAHNGFKVELARRLVVRALTTLGGRS is encoded by the coding sequence ATGAATCCCTTTCATTACGTGCAGACGCTGGAGACGGCCACCAGCGTGAACCAGGTCAGCGGCGCGCCCGAGGCGACCTTCCTCGCCGGCGGCACGGGCCTCCTGGATTTGATGAAGCTCGGCGTGCAGAAGCCCAACGTCCTCGTGGACGTGCGCAAGCTGCCGCTCGCCCAGGTGGAGGAGCTTCCGGACGGCGGCGTGCGGCTGGGCGCCATGGCGCGCAACAGCGACGTGGCCCACCACCCGCTCGTGCGCGAGCGCTACCCGGCGCTCTCCCAGGCCCTGCTCGCCGGCGCCTCGGGGCAGATCCGCAACATGGCCACCGTGGGCGGCAACGTGATGCAGCGCACGCGCTGCGCGTACTTCCGCGACACGGCCAACGCCTGCAACAAGCGCGAGCCCGGCTCGGGCTGCTCGGCGCTCGAGGGCATCAACCGCTCGCACGCGGTGCTCGGCGGCAGCGAGTCCTGCATCGCCACCCACCCCTCGGACATGTGCGTGCCGCTCGCGGCGCTGGGCGCCACCGTGCGCATCCAGGGGCTCAAGGGCGAGCGCACCGTGCCCTTCACCGACTTCCACCTGCTGCCCGGCACCACGCCCCAGCGCGAGACGGTGCTCGAGCACGGGGAGCTCATCCTCTCGGTGGACATCCCCGCCCTGCCCGCGGCGCGCCGCTCGCTCTACATGAAGGCGCGTGACCGCGCCTCGTACGCCTTCGCCCTGGCCTCCGTGGCCGCGGTGCTGGAGGTGGACGCAGGCCGCATCAAGAACGCCCGGCTCGCGCTCGGAGGCGTGGGCACGCGGCCCTGGCGTGCGTCGGCCGCCGAGCAGAAGCTCGTCGGACAGGAGCCCTCGCCCACGCTGTACCAGGCCGCGGCCGAGGCGGCGCTCGAGGGAGCGCAGCCGCGCGCCCACAACGGCTTCAAGGTGGAACTGGCGCGGCGGCTCGTCGTGCGCGCCCTGACGACGCTCGGAGGGCGCTCATGA
- a CDS encoding (2Fe-2S)-binding protein, whose product MTDPKSLSPEVPTSPEAPASELPGGATRREFIATATTVTVGSALFLEACHHTPAGPQLPSPSSPPPAELEVSLTVNGQPRTVKVDPRTTLLDALRERMELTGTKKGCDHGQCGACTVLVNGRRELSCLSLALMNQGAEVRTVEGLAQGETLHPMQEAFLTCDALQCGYCTPGQIMSAVGLLSEPCGTSDADVREAMSGNICRCSAYPNIVAAIQQVRRLPQ is encoded by the coding sequence ATGACGGACCCGAAGTCCCTCTCACCGGAAGTGCCCACGAGCCCGGAAGCCCCCGCTTCCGAGCTCCCCGGTGGCGCCACCCGCCGCGAGTTCATCGCCACCGCCACCACGGTCACGGTAGGCAGTGCCCTGTTCCTGGAAGCCTGCCACCACACCCCCGCCGGACCCCAGCTGCCTTCCCCCTCCAGCCCCCCGCCCGCGGAGCTGGAGGTGAGCCTCACCGTCAACGGACAGCCCCGGACGGTGAAGGTGGATCCCCGCACGACCCTGCTGGACGCGCTGCGCGAGCGCATGGAGCTCACGGGAACCAAGAAGGGCTGTGACCATGGCCAGTGCGGCGCCTGCACGGTGCTGGTGAATGGCCGGCGCGAGCTGAGCTGCCTGTCGCTCGCCCTCATGAACCAGGGCGCCGAGGTGCGCACGGTGGAGGGGCTCGCCCAGGGCGAGACGCTGCACCCCATGCAGGAGGCCTTCCTCACGTGTGACGCGCTCCAGTGCGGCTACTGCACCCCCGGGCAGATCATGAGCGCCGTGGGCCTGCTGTCCGAGCCCTGTGGCACCTCCGACGCGGACGTGCGCGAGGCCATGAGTGGCAACATCTGCCGTTGCAGCGCCTACCCCAACATCGTCGCCGCCATCCAGCAGGTGCGGCGGCTTCCCCAGTAA
- a CDS encoding MFS transporter — protein sequence MTPSRPRPALLALAYLAFVSLGLPDAVLGLAWPSLRDTFSLPQAAMGAILAASAAAYFVSGLFAGRLMRALNLGLLLAASTALVALGLGGYATVPLFALFLCAACFVGFGSGAIDAALNTYAAQHFGPRHMTWLHAAYSIGATLGPVLMTALLTRGAGWRAGYAVIGAVLGALAVTFVVMRRQWEGGPPQPGEEGGASVVPTATAWEALRRPRVRLQSLIFFFYVGVEVTAGQWSYTVLTEGRGLSTAEAGSWTSLYWGSLFVGRVMSGFVVERLGPVRMLRGCTALAVVGALLFALPALPPALGLGLLGLSMAPIFPALMSETPRRVGSDVAAHAVGFQVSAGTLGIAVLPSAVGFMAERFGIAVVAPQLLVYAAVLGMLHGILTVTADRPLAPERESGT from the coding sequence ATGACACCTTCCCGTCCCCGTCCCGCGTTGCTCGCGCTCGCCTATCTGGCCTTCGTGAGCCTCGGTCTGCCGGACGCGGTCCTGGGGCTGGCCTGGCCATCCCTGCGCGACACGTTCTCCCTGCCCCAGGCCGCGATGGGCGCCATCCTCGCGGCGAGCGCGGCGGCGTATTTCGTCTCGGGCCTGTTCGCCGGACGGCTCATGCGAGCCCTGAACCTCGGCCTGCTGCTGGCGGCCAGCACCGCGCTCGTCGCGCTCGGTCTGGGCGGCTACGCGACCGTGCCGCTCTTCGCCCTCTTCCTGTGCGCGGCCTGCTTCGTCGGCTTTGGCTCGGGGGCGATCGACGCCGCGCTCAACACCTACGCCGCCCAACATTTCGGCCCCCGCCACATGACGTGGCTGCATGCCGCCTACAGCATCGGAGCCACGCTCGGACCCGTGCTCATGACGGCGCTGCTCACGCGCGGAGCCGGGTGGCGCGCGGGCTACGCCGTCATCGGCGCGGTGCTCGGCGCGCTCGCGGTGACCTTCGTCGTGATGCGCCGGCAGTGGGAGGGCGGCCCGCCGCAGCCCGGAGAGGAAGGAGGGGCCAGCGTGGTGCCGACCGCCACCGCCTGGGAAGCCTTGCGCCGTCCGCGCGTGCGCCTGCAGAGCCTCATCTTCTTCTTCTACGTGGGCGTGGAGGTGACGGCGGGCCAGTGGAGCTACACGGTGCTCACCGAGGGGCGGGGCCTGAGCACGGCGGAGGCTGGAAGCTGGACGAGCCTCTACTGGGGCAGCCTGTTCGTGGGGCGCGTCATGTCCGGCTTCGTCGTGGAGCGGCTCGGCCCGGTGCGGATGCTGCGGGGGTGCACCGCGCTCGCGGTGGTGGGCGCGTTGCTCTTCGCGCTCCCCGCCCTGCCTCCCGCGCTCGGACTGGGGCTGCTCGGCCTCTCGATGGCACCCATCTTCCCGGCGCTCATGTCGGAGACGCCCCGGCGGGTGGGCTCCGACGTGGCCGCGCACGCGGTGGGCTTCCAGGTGAGCGCGGGCACGCTGGGCATCGCCGTGCTGCCGAGCGCCGTGGGCTTCATGGCCGAGCGCTTCGGCATCGCGGTCGTGGCGCCCCAGCTCCTCGTGTACGCGGCGGTGCTGGGAATGCTTCACGGCATACTCACCGTGACGGCGGATCGTCCGCTCGCGCCCGAGCGCGAATCCGGGACGTGA
- a CDS encoding glycoside hydrolase family 16 protein has protein sequence MSRLTFSSKFLAACCLTALSGCAMDASEQDATEAAAQADAVGQVQGELDYNPGSGWSLAWSDEFEGGSLNTGNWTTLNSDHDPVTNNCNFGTGEIEYPRTQNVSVSGGKLIIKAERTAPTSVSDTKCGAHQRTLFSGRLHTKGKVEKRYGKIVASIKVPSGYGMWPAFWTLGANVQQVGWPSSGEIDILEWHSNEPTWMKSANHWYNGGQADWGTGQSGGYNLADSFHTYEVEWDAGMMVFRLDGRYAGTTFYHNETEFQQNHYLILNLAMGGNWYGFPAAGSIALTQGQPKTMEVEWVRWYQKGGGTTPPPTGTTVANASFESGLSNWTTWTPNGTAGAAISETYNGAHSGSYHLTHWSNSPFETWTYQVKTGLANGNYKVRAWVRKGGNFPIARLQGKTSGTAAPVFTTLGTYGNWTQVETPAINVTGGYLEFGFHTQATTADGANFIHMDDVEVVKI, from the coding sequence ATGTCCCGACTGACCTTTTCCTCGAAGTTCCTGGCCGCCTGCTGTCTGACGGCCCTTTCCGGATGCGCGATGGACGCCTCCGAGCAGGACGCAACCGAAGCGGCAGCCCAGGCCGACGCCGTGGGCCAAGTCCAGGGCGAGCTCGACTACAACCCGGGCTCGGGCTGGAGCCTGGCCTGGTCGGATGAGTTCGAGGGCGGCAGCCTCAACACGGGCAACTGGACCACGCTCAACAGCGATCACGATCCGGTCACCAACAACTGCAACTTCGGCACGGGGGAGATCGAGTATCCCCGGACCCAGAACGTCTCGGTGAGCGGCGGCAAGCTCATCATCAAGGCCGAGCGCACGGCCCCCACGAGCGTGAGCGACACCAAGTGCGGCGCTCATCAGCGCACGCTGTTCTCGGGCCGCCTGCACACCAAGGGCAAGGTGGAGAAGCGCTACGGGAAGATCGTGGCGAGCATCAAGGTGCCCTCCGGCTACGGCATGTGGCCGGCGTTCTGGACGCTGGGCGCCAACGTGCAGCAGGTGGGCTGGCCCTCCAGCGGAGAGATCGACATCCTCGAGTGGCACTCCAACGAGCCCACGTGGATGAAGTCCGCCAACCACTGGTACAACGGCGGCCAGGCGGACTGGGGCACGGGCCAGAGCGGCGGCTACAACCTGGCCGACTCCTTCCACACCTACGAGGTGGAGTGGGACGCCGGCATGATGGTGTTCCGGCTGGACGGCCGCTACGCCGGGACGACGTTCTACCACAACGAGACCGAGTTCCAGCAGAACCACTACCTCATCCTGAACCTGGCCATGGGTGGTAACTGGTACGGCTTCCCCGCCGCCGGCAGCATCGCGCTGACGCAGGGCCAGCCGAAGACCATGGAGGTCGAGTGGGTGCGCTGGTACCAGAAGGGCGGTGGCACCACCCCGCCTCCGACCGGCACCACGGTGGCCAACGCGAGCTTCGAGTCGGGCCTGTCCAACTGGACGACGTGGACGCCCAACGGCACCGCGGGCGCGGCCATCAGCGAGACCTACAACGGCGCGCACTCGGGCTCCTACCACCTGACGCACTGGAGCAACTCGCCCTTCGAGACCTGGACGTACCAGGTGAAGACGGGGCTGGCCAACGGCAACTACAAGGTGCGCGCCTGGGTGCGCAAGGGTGGCAACTTCCCCATCGCCCGGCTGCAGGGCAAGACGAGCGGCACCGCCGCGCCCGTGTTCACCACGCTCGGCACGTACGGCAACTGGACGCAGGTGGAGACGCCCGCCATCAACGTCACCGGGGGCTACCTGGAGTTCGGCTTCCACACCCAGGCCACGACGGCCGACGGCGCCAACTTCATCCACATGGATGACGTGGAGGTCGTGAAGATCTAG